A window of the Armatimonadota bacterium genome harbors these coding sequences:
- a CDS encoding dihydropteroate synthase, with translation MIIVGELINGTRKNPKQAIADKNADYIAELAKRQDEAGATFIDVNPGTTGDAEVSDMRWLVETVQAVTSKPLSFDSPNVKALREAFEAYTGDQTPLVNSITFEKEKIDSLLPLVAERGANVVALAMGDDGMPCMAGQRETTAKKLIDTLTGAGVAPDHIYVDPVIAPLSTSHETGVHVFQAIREIKTYCPECHITCGLSNISFGLPARKLVNRVFLVLCMAAGLDSAIMDPLDQQIMAEMVAAEALLGQDEWCMNYITASREGKLDV, from the coding sequence ATGATCATCGTGGGCGAGCTCATCAACGGAACCCGCAAGAACCCGAAGCAGGCGATCGCGGACAAGAACGCGGACTACATTGCCGAGCTTGCGAAACGCCAGGACGAAGCCGGGGCAACGTTCATCGATGTAAACCCGGGCACTACCGGTGATGCGGAAGTCAGCGACATGCGCTGGCTCGTGGAGACCGTACAGGCCGTCACCAGCAAGCCACTGAGTTTCGACAGCCCAAACGTAAAAGCACTCCGCGAAGCATTCGAAGCCTACACCGGCGACCAGACGCCACTGGTGAACTCGATCACCTTCGAGAAGGAGAAGATCGACTCCCTGCTGCCGCTGGTGGCCGAAAGAGGTGCCAATGTGGTGGCTCTCGCGATGGGAGATGACGGCATGCCCTGCATGGCCGGACAGCGCGAGACCACCGCGAAGAAACTCATCGACACCCTCACAGGCGCCGGCGTGGCCCCAGACCACATCTACGTGGACCCGGTCATCGCCCCCCTGAGCACTTCCCATGAGACCGGCGTACATGTGTTCCAGGCAATTCGGGAGATCAAGACTTACTGCCCCGAGTGCCACATCACCTGCGGCCTGAGCAACATTTCCTTCGGCCTCCCGGCGCGCAAGCTGGTCAACCGCGTGTTCCTGGTTCTGTGCATGGCCGCGGGGCTCGACTCGGCGATCATGGATCCCCTGGACCAACAGATCATGGCTGAGATGGTTGCAGCCGAGGCGCTGCTGGGCCAGGACGAGTGGTGCATGAACTACATCACGGCAAGCCGCGAGGGCAAGCTGGACGTCTAG
- the folB gene encoding dihydroneopterin aldolase has translation MPASDDRIRIVNMSFYGHHGVDPSERALGGRFSFDVELALDLAPAGETDDLSRTVDYGAVYALIERIQSRRKFMLLEALAHSTARAILAEFPVEQVTVRVRKHSVPLAGLIDYTEVEITRSREDFDLTADTSEEPGDG, from the coding sequence TTGCCCGCCAGCGATGACCGTATCCGCATCGTGAACATGAGCTTCTACGGACACCACGGCGTGGACCCCTCGGAACGGGCCTTGGGTGGCCGATTCTCTTTCGACGTGGAACTCGCGCTTGATCTCGCCCCCGCGGGGGAAACCGATGACCTGTCGCGCACCGTGGATTATGGCGCCGTGTACGCGTTGATCGAGCGCATCCAGAGCCGCCGCAAGTTCATGTTGCTGGAGGCTCTGGCGCACAGCACCGCAAGAGCCATTCTGGCCGAGTTCCCTGTGGAACAGGTTACGGTGCGCGTCCGTAAGCACAGCGTGCCACTGGCCGGGCTGATCGACTATACTGAGGTCGAGATCACGCGCAGTCGCGAGGACTTCGACCTGACCGCAGACACATCGGAGGAGCCGGGCGATGGCTAA
- a CDS encoding DUF1559 domain-containing protein, whose product MRRHGFTLIELLVVIAIIAILAAILFPVFARAREKARQASCSSNIKQICTAWQMYAQDYDERAVPSNASVNGAGGHSRLWTASFLMPYVKNRQLWECPSYDNIVNPGSCEERTRGGIGYTWSWTPIEGPGGDVGWISFKKLSRLQRPAEFIIFGDATCMGFGPYNNGDFNAWKTGSWPASWIHNEGCNMGFADGHVKWGKPNSIQHNQLCRVSGMPDP is encoded by the coding sequence ATGCGCAGGCACGGTTTCACCCTGATCGAGTTGCTTGTTGTTATCGCGATCATCGCGATCCTGGCGGCCATTCTGTTCCCCGTGTTCGCCAGAGCTAGAGAAAAGGCGCGACAGGCCAGTTGTTCCTCGAACATCAAGCAGATCTGCACGGCATGGCAGATGTACGCCCAGGACTACGATGAGCGCGCCGTACCAAGTAATGCAAGCGTAAACGGCGCCGGCGGTCATTCCCGTCTGTGGACAGCAAGTTTCCTCATGCCCTACGTCAAGAACCGGCAACTGTGGGAATGTCCTTCGTACGACAACATAGTCAATCCGGGCTCGTGCGAAGAGCGCACCCGCGGCGGCATCGGCTACACCTGGTCCTGGACCCCCATCGAGGGCCCAGGCGGCGACGTGGGCTGGATCTCATTTAAGAAGCTCTCCAGACTGCAGCGCCCCGCGGAGTTCATCATCTTCGGTGATGCAACCTGCATGGGCTTCGGACCTTACAACAATGGCGACTTCAATGCCTGGAAGACGGGTTCCTGGCCGGCAAGCTGGATCCACAATGAAGGCTGCAACATGGGTTTCGCCGATGGCCATGTGAAGTGGGGCAAGCCCAACAGTATTCAGCACAATCAGCTTTGCCGCGTCTCCGGCATGCCCGATCCGTGA
- a CDS encoding cellulase family glycosylhydrolase yields MYTITIAAVLLAIACGAAAQGFVTLEDGKLMLDGREYRAIGVNVPHLSQGYNGTWHHWREIYGSREKMREAIVEAILDAQRNRIAFIRFFGGPGYPKGTAELYLKDRAEYWRQMDELFALCREHNVKLVPSLNILKWHADCRELVTAVLDPDSKTYAATYGYVEEFVTRYRDDPTVLMWELENEVFLRSDVEMEGRPALPKGVYPEGTEGIRERYSMDDSLRFEMILQLYRDMTAFIKRLDPNHLVTSGDAGPRAESMCRRLTFPHFKWRNDTIREHLSNLLESQPEPLDVFSIHVYGNFTSTEKVGGLSPLDFLRCRVRAIHAAQAPVFIGELGQTNPNLPDDPEAKWVRAAIDVLEEENVALAALWVWHFPWQDKDFNIPEGAAQPLLMERVQRFNQDHAGL; encoded by the coding sequence ATGTACACGATTACCATCGCAGCCGTACTGCTCGCAATCGCCTGTGGCGCCGCTGCGCAGGGCTTCGTGACCCTTGAAGACGGCAAGCTCATGCTGGATGGGCGCGAGTATCGGGCCATTGGTGTGAACGTGCCGCACTTGTCCCAGGGCTACAACGGCACCTGGCACCATTGGCGCGAGATATACGGCTCTCGTGAGAAGATGCGCGAGGCCATCGTCGAGGCAATCCTGGACGCGCAGCGTAACAGGATCGCCTTCATTCGGTTTTTCGGCGGCCCCGGTTACCCGAAGGGCACCGCGGAGCTGTACCTGAAAGACCGCGCGGAGTACTGGCGACAGATGGACGAGCTCTTCGCGCTGTGCAGGGAGCATAACGTGAAGCTGGTGCCGTCGCTCAATATCCTGAAATGGCACGCGGACTGCCGGGAACTGGTGACGGCGGTGCTGGACCCGGATTCGAAGACCTACGCGGCCACCTATGGCTACGTGGAGGAGTTCGTCACCCGCTATAGGGACGATCCCACCGTGCTCATGTGGGAGCTTGAGAATGAGGTGTTCCTGCGTTCCGATGTGGAGATGGAAGGTCGCCCGGCTCTGCCGAAGGGCGTTTACCCCGAGGGCACCGAAGGCATCCGAGAACGTTACAGCATGGACGACAGCCTGCGGTTCGAGATGATCCTGCAACTGTATCGCGACATGACCGCGTTCATCAAGCGCCTGGACCCGAACCACCTCGTCACCAGCGGCGATGCCGGGCCGCGCGCGGAGAGCATGTGCCGGCGGCTCACCTTTCCCCATTTCAAGTGGCGCAATGACACGATCCGCGAGCATCTTTCCAACCTGCTGGAGAGCCAGCCGGAGCCCCTGGACGTGTTCAGCATCCACGTCTACGGGAACTTCACGTCAACGGAGAAGGTGGGCGGGCTATCACCCCTGGACTTCCTGCGCTGCCGGGTCCGGGCGATCCATGCCGCGCAGGCGCCGGTGTTCATCGGCGAACTGGGGCAGACTAACCCCAACCTGCCCGACGACCCGGAAGCGAAATGGGTGCGCGCCGCAATCGATGTCCTTGAGGAGGAGAATGTCGCGCTGGCGGCGCTGTGGGTCTGGCATTTTCCATGGCAGGACAAGGACTTCAACATCCCCGAGGGTGCGGCCCAGCCGCTCCTGATGGAACGCGTTCAGCGGTTCAACCAGGATCACGCGGGGCTCTGA
- a CDS encoding 2-dehydropantoate 2-reductase, producing the protein MSECSSQPGHIVIVGPGAMGCGLSATLKQAGAHVSLLDHRPERADRLAATGIRVSHGDHWKTVRVPVTASPVDLAPVDLLIVLVKAYSTDSAAAFAAPCVGPETLVLTLQNGLGNWEVLARYFPAGQVLAGTIVMGCALRDVGEVVISGTGAITLGSAAGLHTAAERAAAILQPYWPDLLVDEHIEAALWRKAIINAAVNPLTALTGLPNGALLQDELLRETLGALADEGNRVAEFCGLSPFAGVRPEQAAEQVCHVTSMNRSSMLQDVAARRKTEIDQICGAILRAAERKGVRVPVLKTVTGLVKGLERGYSQPDRREDSPET; encoded by the coding sequence GTGAGCGAGTGCAGCTCACAGCCCGGCCACATCGTGATCGTCGGTCCCGGGGCCATGGGGTGCGGCCTGTCAGCCACACTGAAACAGGCCGGCGCTCACGTTTCTCTCCTGGACCACAGGCCTGAACGCGCGGATCGGCTCGCGGCCACGGGCATCCGGGTCTCCCACGGAGATCACTGGAAGACGGTGCGGGTCCCGGTGACAGCATCCCCCGTGGACCTGGCTCCCGTTGACCTGCTCATCGTCCTGGTCAAAGCTTATTCAACCGACAGCGCGGCGGCCTTCGCGGCACCATGTGTCGGGCCGGAGACGCTGGTCCTCACGCTGCAGAATGGACTGGGTAACTGGGAGGTTCTCGCCCGGTATTTCCCTGCGGGTCAAGTCCTCGCTGGTACCATCGTCATGGGCTGCGCGCTCCGGGACGTGGGAGAAGTGGTCATCTCAGGCACAGGAGCGATCACGCTGGGGTCTGCCGCGGGGCTGCACACGGCGGCGGAGCGCGCCGCTGCCATCCTGCAGCCGTACTGGCCCGACCTGCTGGTGGATGAACACATCGAAGCGGCCCTCTGGCGCAAGGCGATCATCAACGCCGCCGTGAACCCACTTACGGCTCTCACCGGCCTGCCAAACGGCGCGCTTCTCCAGGATGAACTCTTGCGGGAGACGCTGGGCGCCCTTGCCGACGAAGGGAACCGGGTCGCGGAGTTCTGCGGCCTGAGTCCCTTCGCCGGAGTGCGTCCGGAGCAGGCAGCGGAGCAGGTCTGTCACGTCACGAGCATGAACCGATCGTCGATGCTGCAGGATGTCGCCGCGCGGCGTAAGACGGAGATCGACCAGATTTGCGGGGCCATTCTGCGCGCCGCCGAACGCAAGGGCGTGCGGGTGCCCGTGCTGAAGACGGTGACGGGACTGGTCAAGGGGCTCGAGAGAGGGTATAGTCAGCCGGACCGACGCGAAGACAGCCCCGAGACTTGA
- a CDS encoding amidohydrolase family protein yields the protein MIIDCHVHAKGGDTYRREFPPEMILRTMDEAGIDKSVVFSICLPGRESNNLTARCCKAAPDRLIPFAHVWPDEGTQALIEIDRAVEVLGCRGLKLHVGEMPEPCADPLKPVCEKATQVGMPVLIDVATRLDIATELVESVPGMKLIIAHLGAPNSEALVDRFIALAWEHPNIWLDSSYSSCPWKIADAIERLGADRVVFGSDGPIIHPAIELMKIRVCNLSQEDFERVTWRNIEALML from the coding sequence ATGATCATCGACTGTCATGTTCACGCCAAGGGTGGGGACACATATCGCCGGGAGTTCCCACCGGAGATGATCCTGCGCACTATGGATGAGGCCGGGATAGACAAGTCAGTGGTCTTCTCCATCTGCCTGCCTGGCCGTGAATCCAACAATCTCACCGCCCGGTGCTGCAAGGCCGCGCCGGACCGGCTCATCCCCTTCGCGCATGTCTGGCCCGACGAGGGCACGCAGGCCCTGATCGAGATCGACCGAGCCGTCGAGGTTCTGGGCTGCCGGGGCCTCAAGCTGCATGTTGGGGAGATGCCCGAGCCGTGCGCCGACCCACTGAAGCCCGTCTGCGAGAAGGCGACGCAGGTCGGTATGCCCGTACTCATCGACGTCGCGACCCGGCTGGACATCGCCACAGAACTGGTGGAGAGCGTGCCCGGGATGAAGCTGATCATCGCCCATCTCGGGGCGCCCAACAGCGAAGCCCTGGTTGACCGATTCATCGCCCTGGCGTGGGAGCACCCCAACATCTGGCTGGACAGTTCATACTCGTCCTGCCCGTGGAAGATCGCGGATGCCATCGAACGACTGGGAGCAGACCGAGTGGTCTTCGGCTCCGATGGCCCCATCATCCACCCGGCGATTGAACTGATGAAGATCCGCGTGTGCAATCTGTCGCAAGAGGACTTCGAGAGGGTCACGTGGCGCAATATCGAGGCTCTCATGCTGTAG
- a CDS encoding PD40 domain-containing protein: protein MAKGDTWASEIQEYIEPDTGVRVRRLTGSDAHDHHLYFTATSFAAGGESIIFGSERSGSPQVHMLELSSGKIVQLTDRPRIKAQLGCVHGEKPIAYFITDREVCSVRLDTLEEDLLYTCPEGFSLALPTITANGSHIALAYCEHTPTSTDTGVIYSTMHETFFRRPACVIMRLETDSGKALATWGEHAWISHVCIHPTDPDFILFCHEGSWGHVEQRMWTVRVGETPAQAHKLYPQHNNESVGHEYFTQNGEVGFQCTVKSMGETLAFDCFIRPDGTWIRQFLWPGGRRASHIQSNSDNTLVVGDGAFFGPEDTDGGNWMGLITHEEGYCRVRRLCRHDTSWKTQISHPHPIFSPDDRWVLFTSDKGGTCNIYMAEVPG from the coding sequence ATGGCTAAAGGCGATACCTGGGCGTCCGAGATTCAGGAGTACATCGAGCCGGACACCGGCGTGCGCGTGCGCAGGCTCACGGGCAGCGATGCCCACGATCACCACCTGTACTTTACCGCAACCAGCTTCGCCGCGGGCGGCGAGAGCATCATCTTCGGTTCCGAACGCAGCGGATCGCCCCAGGTGCACATGCTGGAACTGTCTTCGGGAAAGATCGTGCAGCTTACCGACCGCCCGAGAATCAAGGCGCAACTGGGTTGCGTCCACGGCGAGAAACCCATCGCCTACTTCATCACTGACCGCGAAGTGTGTTCCGTGCGCTTGGACACTCTCGAAGAGGACCTGCTGTACACATGTCCCGAGGGGTTCTCGCTGGCGCTGCCCACGATCACCGCCAACGGCAGTCACATCGCCCTTGCGTACTGCGAGCACACGCCCACAAGCACCGACACGGGCGTCATCTACAGCACCATGCACGAGACTTTCTTCCGGCGCCCGGCCTGCGTGATCATGCGGCTTGAGACCGATTCGGGCAAGGCGCTGGCGACGTGGGGCGAGCACGCCTGGATCAGCCACGTGTGTATCCATCCCACCGACCCGGACTTCATCTTGTTCTGCCACGAGGGAAGCTGGGGGCACGTGGAGCAGCGCATGTGGACCGTGCGCGTGGGCGAGACCCCAGCCCAGGCACACAAACTCTACCCGCAGCATAACAATGAGTCCGTGGGGCACGAGTACTTCACGCAGAATGGCGAAGTTGGCTTCCAGTGCACGGTGAAATCTATGGGTGAAACGCTGGCTTTTGACTGCTTCATCCGGCCGGATGGCACCTGGATCCGCCAGTTCTTGTGGCCGGGAGGACGCCGAGCCTCTCATATTCAGAGTAACAGCGACAACACTCTGGTGGTAGGCGATGGCGCGTTCTTCGGCCCTGAAGACACCGACGGTGGCAACTGGATGGGGCTGATCACCCACGAGGAGGGCTACTGCCGGGTGCGCCGTCTGTGCCGCCACGATACCTCCTGGAAGACCCAGATCAGCCACCCGCACCCCATCTTCTCGCCCGACGACCGCTGGGTGCTCTTCACTTCGGACAAGGGTGGAACATGCAACATTTACATGGCCGAGGTGCCCGGGTAG
- the pyrE gene encoding orotate phosphoribosyltransferase: MSQAAPDIQQVRSRLADIIREQCLAFGDFTLASGQRSNYFIDGKQATLDSEGLYCLAHLILDEIRDDAIDAVGGMTLGADPIVGGTIAVAGSLGIPLRGFIVRKERKDRGMGDQVAGPLRDGDRVVMLEDTVTTGGMTLKAIEAVERERDVAIVKVIAMVDRLQGARENIESEGFELVSLFTVEELGVKLEG, translated from the coding sequence ATGTCTCAGGCAGCGCCTGACATCCAGCAGGTACGTTCCCGCCTCGCGGATATCATCAGAGAGCAATGCCTCGCCTTCGGCGACTTCACCTTGGCGTCCGGCCAGCGCAGTAACTACTTCATTGACGGCAAGCAAGCAACCCTCGACAGCGAGGGGCTCTACTGTCTGGCCCATCTTATTCTTGACGAGATCCGCGATGATGCCATCGACGCGGTGGGGGGCATGACTCTCGGCGCAGACCCCATCGTCGGTGGAACCATTGCCGTCGCGGGATCCCTCGGGATACCCCTGCGCGGGTTCATCGTCCGCAAGGAGCGTAAGGACCGGGGCATGGGCGACCAGGTTGCCGGGCCCTTGCGCGACGGCGACCGGGTGGTCATGCTCGAGGATACCGTGACCACAGGCGGCATGACCCTCAAAGCCATCGAGGCCGTGGAGCGCGAGCGAGACGTGGCAATCGTCAAGGTCATCGCCATGGTTGACCGCCTACAGGGTGCGCGCGAGAACATCGAGAGCGAGGGCTTCGAGTTGGTCTCGCTGTTTACCGTCGAAGAATTGGGCGTCAAACTCGAGGGTTAG
- a CDS encoding orotidine 5'-phosphate decarboxylase, with translation MDTSFPVLQLALDFINLGQAMRAAEEAVQAGDIWLEAGTPLIKSEGLNAVRALRERFPNHTIIADMKIMDAGRTEVEIAAQAGANIVAVLGVASDSTIEECVQAGQRYGARIMVDLAEVADPVARAVRAQELGVGIVGVHCPIDVQMRGGDPFDTLQQVAGAVDLPIAVAGGINSETAAAAVQAGASIVIVGGAINKAADATEATRGILRAISTGEAVATDLFKRAGPEQLRETFSRVTAANVSDAQHRKGWLPGIRPIDNSMRCVGPAFTVWTYPGDWNKPVQAIDHAQPGDVLVVDVRGEGPAVWGEEATKSCIRRGLAGIVIHGALRDSAEIRELGFPAFSTIICPAAGDPKGLGMMGVPLKIGETVVNPGDWVIADADGVVVVPRDRAVEIANRSLAVVEREAREKAEIMKGSTLGKLAELDKWEQKR, from the coding sequence ATGGACACATCCTTCCCCGTGCTCCAGCTTGCGCTGGACTTCATCAACCTGGGCCAAGCCATGCGCGCTGCCGAAGAAGCTGTGCAGGCCGGCGATATCTGGCTTGAGGCCGGGACACCGTTGATCAAGAGCGAGGGGCTCAACGCGGTTCGAGCGCTGCGCGAACGGTTCCCCAACCACACGATCATCGCTGACATGAAGATCATGGATGCCGGCCGCACCGAGGTGGAGATCGCGGCACAGGCCGGCGCGAACATCGTCGCCGTGCTGGGTGTGGCTTCCGACTCCACCATCGAGGAGTGCGTGCAAGCCGGACAGCGATACGGTGCCCGCATCATGGTGGACCTCGCCGAAGTTGCAGATCCGGTAGCCCGGGCCGTCAGAGCCCAGGAACTGGGCGTCGGCATCGTCGGCGTCCATTGCCCGATCGATGTGCAAATGCGCGGCGGTGACCCATTCGACACACTCCAGCAGGTTGCGGGCGCGGTAGACCTGCCCATTGCCGTCGCGGGCGGGATCAACTCCGAAACCGCAGCGGCTGCGGTGCAGGCCGGCGCCAGCATCGTGATCGTGGGCGGGGCAATCAACAAAGCTGCAGACGCGACCGAAGCGACCCGCGGCATCCTTCGCGCGATCTCTACCGGGGAGGCCGTGGCCACCGATCTTTTCAAGCGCGCCGGCCCAGAGCAACTGCGGGAGACTTTCAGCCGCGTCACCGCCGCCAATGTATCGGACGCCCAGCACCGTAAGGGCTGGCTGCCGGGCATCCGCCCCATCGACAACTCCATGCGCTGCGTGGGCCCGGCCTTTACCGTCTGGACCTATCCGGGCGACTGGAACAAGCCGGTTCAGGCCATTGACCATGCCCAACCCGGCGACGTGCTGGTGGTGGACGTTCGCGGTGAAGGCCCGGCGGTCTGGGGCGAGGAAGCCACGAAGTCCTGCATCCGGCGAGGGCTTGCAGGAATTGTCATCCACGGCGCCCTGCGAGATAGCGCCGAGATACGCGAATTGGGCTTCCCGGCGTTCTCAACCATCATCTGCCCGGCAGCGGGAGATCCGAAGGGCCTGGGCATGATGGGGGTGCCGCTGAAGATCGGCGAGACGGTTGTCAATCCCGGCGACTGGGTCATCGCAGACGCCGATGGCGTGGTGGTCGTGCCGCGGGATAGAGCTGTCGAGATTGCGAACCGTTCGCTGGCTGTGGTTGAACGCGAGGCCCGGGAAAAAGCCGAGATCATGAAGGGATCGACTCTCGGGAAACTGGCGGAACTAGACAAGTGGGAGCAGAAACGGTGA
- the melA gene encoding alpha-galactosidase, which produces MAKIVLIGAGSGFGSRLSVDILSFPEFQDAELALVDINADAAEGVRSFVQRVVDYHKLPAQVTSTTNRREVLEGADFVVISIAVGGPAYNGVPFYYEIEIPRKYGIKQSVADTITPGGVFRTLRSAPEMLAICHDMEELCPDALLLNYTNPMAMLTWIMSEGSCIRNVGLCHSVQGTHGQLCGYIGEPSSDVTSWVAGINHMSWFLRFEKDGVDLYPRLFEAADDPETYAKDNVRFEIMKHFGYFVTESTRHMSEYVPYFRKRQDIYDEFKCASPTPTMDGGQAHRIWQDDIPEGGDVEKDALQLRRSGEYASRIMHSVYTDTLFRFNGNVMNDGIIGNLPFGCCVEVPCMTDKCGVNPCVVGDLPTQLAYLNTTNVAVQQLTVEAVLEQDLEKAYQACLLDPLTSAVCSLSEIRSMFNELLEAEQPWLKPFFEM; this is translated from the coding sequence ATGGCCAAGATCGTCCTCATAGGTGCGGGCAGCGGTTTTGGGAGCCGTCTGTCCGTGGATATTCTATCGTTCCCCGAATTTCAGGATGCAGAGCTGGCGTTGGTGGACATCAATGCCGATGCGGCCGAGGGCGTCCGCAGTTTCGTGCAGCGGGTAGTGGACTATCACAAGCTCCCGGCGCAGGTAACCTCCACCACGAACCGCCGCGAGGTCCTGGAAGGCGCGGATTTCGTGGTCATCTCCATCGCCGTTGGCGGCCCGGCCTACAACGGTGTGCCCTTCTACTACGAGATCGAGATCCCCCGCAAGTACGGCATCAAGCAGAGCGTGGCGGACACCATCACGCCGGGTGGCGTGTTCCGGACGCTGCGCAGTGCCCCGGAAATGCTGGCCATCTGTCACGACATGGAGGAACTCTGCCCTGACGCACTCCTGCTGAATTACACCAACCCCATGGCCATGCTCACCTGGATCATGAGCGAGGGATCATGCATCCGCAATGTCGGTCTGTGCCATAGCGTCCAGGGCACCCACGGACAGCTCTGCGGATATATCGGCGAGCCCTCGAGTGATGTCACCAGTTGGGTTGCGGGCATCAACCACATGTCCTGGTTCCTGCGGTTTGAGAAGGATGGGGTAGACCTGTACCCGCGCCTGTTCGAAGCAGCCGATGACCCTGAGACCTACGCGAAGGACAACGTGCGCTTCGAAATTATGAAGCACTTCGGGTATTTCGTCACAGAGAGCACCCGGCATATGTCCGAGTACGTGCCTTACTTCCGCAAGCGACAGGACATCTACGATGAATTCAAGTGCGCCTCGCCTACTCCCACCATGGACGGCGGGCAGGCCCACCGCATCTGGCAGGACGACATCCCCGAAGGCGGCGATGTTGAGAAAGACGCCCTGCAGTTGCGCCGTTCCGGTGAGTACGCGTCACGCATCATGCACTCGGTCTACACTGACACCTTGTTCCGGTTCAACGGGAACGTGATGAACGACGGGATCATCGGCAACCTGCCCTTCGGGTGCTGCGTTGAAGTCCCGTGCATGACCGACAAATGCGGTGTGAACCCGTGCGTGGTCGGCGACCTGCCTACGCAACTGGCTTACCTGAACACCACAAATGTGGCGGTGCAGCAGCTTACGGTGGAGGCCGTGCTGGAGCAAGACCTTGAGAAGGCCTACCAGGCGTGCCTGCTGGACCCGCTGACCAGCGCGGTGTGCAGCCTGTCGGAGATCCGGAGCATGTTCAACGAGCTGCTTGAAGCAGAGCAGCCGTGGCTGAAGCCGTTCTTTGAGATGTGA
- a CDS encoding cyclodeaminase/cyclohydrolase family protein, with amino-acid sequence MLTGYTVREYAARLAAGEPTPGGGSAAALCGALGAALGEMAGNFTVGREKFASVEADVQAILGRLESHRLALLDLTDADADAYAQVGAAYAMPRDTDEQKAARTAAIQEALKAAAQVPLAATEACAGIIADLDELRQKANPNLLSDVAVAAEFALAALRCAMLNVDVNLAAIKDSGWVAEKRETIDQLLARSEPVARSVFDAIAAGLR; translated from the coding sequence ATGCTCACAGGTTACACCGTCCGGGAATACGCAGCGCGCCTTGCTGCCGGGGAGCCCACACCGGGTGGAGGCAGCGCCGCCGCACTGTGTGGCGCGCTTGGGGCTGCGCTGGGAGAGATGGCGGGCAATTTCACCGTGGGCCGCGAGAAGTTCGCGTCCGTGGAGGCAGACGTTCAGGCGATTCTCGGGCGGCTCGAATCCCACCGCCTGGCGCTCCTCGACCTCACCGACGCCGATGCGGATGCCTACGCGCAAGTGGGTGCGGCCTATGCCATGCCTCGGGACACCGACGAGCAGAAGGCCGCGCGCACCGCGGCGATCCAGGAGGCGCTGAAGGCTGCTGCTCAGGTGCCCCTTGCAGCCACAGAGGCCTGCGCGGGGATCATTGCGGACCTGGACGAGCTGCGTCAGAAAGCCAACCCCAATCTCCTCAGCGATGTGGCAGTCGCAGCGGAGTTCGCCCTGGCCGCATTGCGCTGTGCCATGCTCAACGTGGACGTGAACCTGGCCGCAATCAAGGACTCCGGCTGGGTGGCAGAGAAGAGAGAGACCATAGATCAGCTGCTGGCGAGATCTGAACCGGTGGCGCGATCCGTGTTCGACGCTATCGCGGCCGGTCTGCGATAG